TTTTATCTTTTGAGACAAGTTGTGAGCGGCAGTTCGCAAGGAGAGCTGACAAGGACAATGAATTTTTTTAATGGAATTGGCACCGGTGCAAGTTTTTGTCCCGCTCAATATTTTTTGGCATCGCTTGAAATAAGCATTGCCTTTTATAGTGTGTAGAGTAATGCTCCAATTCTCTCTATCCTTTTCAAACATCACTCAAGCCTCATGCTGTGGAGGGTCTTAGGTcatctattttttatttaagaCAATAATTAAAAGGAAGATAGAAAATCTAATAGTATATGTAATTCATGCGGAAGTCCGAAAGACCTATGTGACTAACCGTGTGCCTGACTGCTTGCTCGTATACTCTGAATTGGACCAAATATTACTACCTACTACATACTAGATATTGGGCCCCTCTTCTCCGTGGGCCCCGGGCCGGCGCCCTGCCTGCCCTCCCCTCTGAGCCGGCCGGACGGCTTCCCTCTGGTGGCGCATGTACGTGGGTCACGCTtagagatggcaacgggtacataCCCGTCGGGTATTGGCCacccatacccgtacccgctAGAACTAAGTtttacccgtcgggttaccTGTACACGTTCACGGGTAGGAAAATGTTTCCATACCCGTACCCGGCGGGTAATTTATACCCGACAGGTAACCCGTACCCGAAAAACATACCCGAGAATTACATATAAATATCACATATTCATATGAAAAATAATTCATTTCAAACTAAAATTGGAGTGAGTGTGGAGTAGGATTTGAAGGAGAgttcaacaatatatatactaaGAGGGATTAATTGGATTTGGGCCAAATTCATGGGCTATATgggctaaaatgagttagacACTTAAGATGGCTTATTTTTTTGTGCGGGTATTTCTTACCCGCGGGTAGGCGGGTATGGGTAGTATACATCCGCACCCGTACCCGCCATACCCGACGGGTACAAGATTTTGCACAATAATATACCAACGGGTAGAAAACTCATTCCATACCCGTCTTCTTATCGGGTAAAACCCGTCGGGtactcgggtttcgggtatccattgCCATCTTGAGTCACGCTCGCCATAGCGGTCTTCAAGGCGACTTTCAGTAGGAACGTAAGAACGGTGCCAGCATAGGTAAAAGAATAAGttaaaatagaaaagagaaaatgaGTCAAAAGTAGTAGTTTAATCTGTGCATCAAGATTTTGAAGGTTTTATCGGAGAATACTAATTAATTTGTTAGACGACATTTGCCATCACGCAAATCTACAATATGACGAAATAGTGAAATCTCATTGCAGTACAAATGCAATTTACATTATAAAAATATGACTTGGTAAATATTGGGTTGTTGAATTATCAAGGGCGGCCTCAGTTTAGGCGTGGATGCTGAACATGAAAAAGTGGCCACGCGTAGCCCACCTCCGACGGGATGTGTACGACTATGAGGGCTCGTTATTTCAGGCAACCAAGTCTGAACCTGAAAAAGTTGCCACATGTAGCCGACGGGCATGCATGTGTCATGTGGTTACATCTCTCCTGCAAGATATAAATTGACCTCGATCACTCTAACTATCATTTGTGACTACCGCTTGATCGTTGACCAACATCATAGAGTTGTAATGAATTTCATGTTCTAAGACAAACCTTTGGGATGTATTGTTTTGATTGTTATATCCTTGTGTCAAAAGAGTCCTTTGCAAACCTAGTTTTGAATAGGAAAATATTACTGAAAGATAAAATATTTAAGGTTCAACTTATATTAAAGCTTTACAGCAATAGACATGAGTCAAAAAAAAACCAAGCACAAAAGCTATGCATATTCTTAATGTCAATTATTTATACTGGTTACTCAAGGAAGACTTGTCATGTACCTTTGCACTTAGGGTATATTGACACCTTGTTGCTGTTGAGCCATGTTAGTAGGGTCAAAAGCTCAACCTGAAGgatctctctcacacacacgcacgcacacacacgCGCACTCCCATATTATCCCTGATTTAGTATGCAGTCTTTTTCTTAGACGTGGTTTCTATGCACTTAAGTTTATGCAGAAATAAATTTAGTTTGTTGTAATAGCAAACACGCATGCTATAAAAACAATCATGTTACAAGAAAggcatgtttttttttagatttcATATAATGCTAGATcacattattttttatatttctgTGATAATTAATAgatttgtgaaaaattacaattaAAATCGTGTTAGAGCCGTCATTGTGCTATGTGAATCTTGAGACGGAACTAAAATAGGGAAAGTCTACTTTCCCTGCCTCAACTATCGCAAAATTCTAATTTAACACCCTCAACTGCAAAACTAGGTATCTAGCCTCCCCAATTATAAAAATCATTATTTTTACCTCCCTAAGCGGTTTTACatttttcatatatttttcaCCCTTATCTTTTTTTTCACTAAATTGAGGCAGCAAACATGGTTTAACAATCATGAAAAGTGTCATTGTGGTAGAGGAGACAACAAGGAGCCCAAATTTACAGTGTTTAAATCTAAAGAAATTTGAAACTTAAAATTTTATAGAAAGAAAGAATTAAATTCAATGAATTTTGAAGGCATCAAGATGAGCTCAATTTTTGATAAAATTTGAACTATGTGACACATATTAGAGGTATATCACTACGAAATTTTTGTGAGTGTAGGTTCTAtagcaaaatttgaattttattaGGAAGGGTCAAATTGAATAAAAATTtatactatttatttattttcacataattcaaaaatattctcaagaatttgcatatatatatatgtgtgtgtggaAAATGATTGAGTATTTTAAATtctatgaaaataaataaaaaaagaatcaaATTTGGCTCAAATTTGACAATTTCTAAGAAACTTAAAATTTTGCTATATAACCCAATACTCACAAAATTTCTCTAATGATGCACCTCGAATATGTATGacatagtttaaattttgtCAAAGATGGAGCTGATCATGATGCTTTAATAATCAAATGAAGTTTTAgttctttctttcttcaaattttcaaatttcaagtTTGTTTGAGTTTTAACTTCAAAAGATTTGCGGAACTAGGTCATCTGTGCTCTCCTCTACCATTATGCCAATTGCTATAATTTCTATCCACATTTGCTACCTCAATTGAGTgtaaaaaagagagaaggaagaaaaatcaacgaaaaaaatgagaaaaccGTTTGTGAAACCGCCGAGCGGGTGAATCAAACCATTTTGATTGTTGGGGGAACCTCGATGTCTGAATTTATAGTTGAAGGATGAAATCAAATATTTTACCATAGGCCTTGTTTGGAACCGCGTTTTTGGCGTTCCCGACGAACCTTTCGCGAGATAAGCGGAATAATCCCGCCGAACACCTTGCGACAGACGTGCGACTGGGTGAAGCCCGCGGTATGGAGTCCGAAGAAATCAAATGTCCGCCCATGATTTCGAAAAGCGGCCGCGGAGCCGTGTTCGCGAAAACGCGACGCGCAATTGTACGTCGCGGTTCCAAACAGGGCATAGCTGAGGAAGTTCCACTAAAATATAGGCCAGTCCGGAGACGGCCCAGCCCACAAAGAGCCCACCAAGCTAACACATCAACTGGCCCGTCGTCTCCGCGCTGCAGCCTCGGCTGGCCAGTCGCCATGGCCACCCGCTCGcagcaaccgccgccgccgccgccggaaaaACCCCAAGCCCCGGCCTCCGGCACCACCATACGCTCCCTCGGCGACGACCTCCTCCTTGAGATCTTCCTCCGCCTGCCCTCCCTCCCGAGACTCGtccgcgccgcgctcgccgtccgctcctcccccgccttccgccgccgcttcgccgCGCTCCGCCCGCCCCCTCTCCTGGGCATCTTCTTCGACTACGTTGGCGCCGATATGCCCTCGTTCAGGCCCGTTCGCCGCAGCTCGGacccggacctcgccgccgccgcccgcggcgccgACGTCTTCCTCACCCGCGTCCCCGGCCACGACGACGCCTCCCCCGGGTGGCAGATCGCGGAGTGCCGCAGCGGATCCCTCCTTCTCCTCAACCAGAGTACCGAGCAGATGGCTGTCTACAACCCCCTCTCCCGGGCCCTGGATCTCTTCCCCACGCCGCCAGACGAGTTGTCCGACGGCTGCCGCGGCGAGTGCGTCTACGTGGATCCCTTCTTGCTCTCCTCCGACGGGATCCCCGGATCATTCCGCGTGGTCACCGTCTGCCACGACAAGCGGCGGTTGCGCGCCGCCGTCTTCTCGTCGGGCTCCAGGGCGTGGCAGATTCTCCCCTGGTCCAAGCCCGCGCCGGCGCAGCCATCAGGCAAGAAGTACTGGCTCCTCTGGGGCAGACAGGTGAATGGGAATCTGTACTGGTCACACGCGAAGCAGGCTTGCCAGGTGGTGCTGGACACGGCAACGCTGCAATTCTCCTTCATTGATCTGCCGGAGCAATTGAAGGGGAAGGGGCACCTCTACATGACCGGGGAAGCCAAGGATGGCAGGCCCTGTATCGTCTCCGCAGCCGATTTCACATTGTCCATTTGGTTCAGGAGAGCAGATGCTGATGGTGTTGAGATGTGGATGCTTGACAGTGTGATCCCGTTGAAGGAAGAGGTTCTTCAGGCTACCAATGGCTCACTGGATTATCATGTTGGCCTTAAAGTAGTTTCAATTCTGGACGGCGTTGTCTACCTGTCAACCTTTGAGACATTTATAGATGCTACTATACCTTGCTGGTACCTGTCTTTCTGCCTGGAAACAAGGAAGCTGGAAAAGATCTTCTATAAAAATGATGACGGGCATGAGCATCCTTAC
The nucleotide sequence above comes from Panicum virgatum strain AP13 chromosome 3K, P.virgatum_v5, whole genome shotgun sequence. Encoded proteins:
- the LOC120699363 gene encoding uncharacterized protein LOC120699363 encodes the protein MATRSQQPPPPPPEKPQAPASGTTIRSLGDDLLLEIFLRLPSLPRLVRAALAVRSSPAFRRRFAALRPPPLLGIFFDYVGADMPSFRPVRRSSDPDLAAAARGADVFLTRVPGHDDASPGWQIAECRSGSLLLLNQSTEQMAVYNPLSRALDLFPTPPDELSDGCRGECVYVDPFLLSSDGIPGSFRVVTVCHDKRRLRAAVFSSGSRAWQILPWSKPAPAQPSGKKYWLLWGRQVNGNLYWSHAKQACQVVLDTATLQFSFIDLPEQLKGKGHLYMTGEAKDGRPCIVSAADFTLSIWFRRADADGVEMWMLDSVIPLKEEVLQATNGSLDYHVGLKVVSILDGVVYLSTFETFIDATIPCWYLSFCLETRKLEKIFYKNDDGHEHPYIMAWPTFVVSNNGSP